One region of Brassica napus cultivar Da-Ae chromosome A10, Da-Ae, whole genome shotgun sequence genomic DNA includes:
- the LOC106372410 gene encoding WPP domain-interacting tail-anchored protein 1-like, with amino-acid sequence MEIETEHHRTVSVDDNDSVVPQPSSSKESLLEDINHHHHHPELSTASQVLIKVELDFAFVSEKLVNLSLLTMQLGSREHDFESFASHNKEEEDDDDLAEKALEFDLLSSFLYSEVKEVESLVGFLQNEIQNARVTMISPFQDDGDLEGKFHDAEQSLDQLMDQVVEMKKQSNSFHKLSSGSDELGSWSGGGAAESQTDGEFGDLSAKIKMQTADQQRNVLRMLEKSLAKEMELEKKLSESRNSEYQLEIKLYSSEQDVLYMEEVIEDAYSRWLEAENSSEVFKGMLKEMSGKLQILKFNLSGSFKRETNLKSELVDKESALHKLDSSNGRLGDFLMAQTEGLKESLREAEEKLILLSTENSTLSEKVSSLEEQLNETTDLERVNEDLKEKLARAEEAESKCRKLEEELGSFRAKGYTPEKLESLEKHLRDLDHQLELAVAAFEAGKEKQSLLYSTVSDMEDVIEDLKSKVSKAENRADYTEDKLITVSESNADLNEELKFCRGRLKEAERYLQQAEERKLQTAKDIAQHNKIMKKLVLQLASERERLHKQITNLSKENRVLMVKLKKVGKTGFTESENISPKSDQSSLPCHQESKLQATITSLTDQEEEEETESTSDIGSVRRLDAGALGIKHILLAILVIFMSSMAYLMSQQNI; translated from the exons ATGGAAATAGAAACGGAACATCATAGAACAGTCTCTGTCGATGACAACGACAGCGTCGTACCACAGCCTAGCTCATCAAAGGAAAGCCTTTTAGAAGAcatcaatcatcatcatcatcatccagaaCTATCTACTGCAAGCCAAGTTCTGATAAAAGTAGAATTGGATTTTGCCTTCGTCTCCGAGAAGCTGGTGAATCTCAGTCTTCTCACTATGCAACTCGGCTCCAGGGAACACGACTTCGAGTCTTTTGCTTCTcacaacaaagaagaagaagatgatgatgatttggctGAGAAGGCTTTggagttcgatctcttgtcttcgtttctctactCAGAGGTTAAAGAAGTCGAGTCTCTCGTTGGTTTTCTCCAGAACGAGATTCAAAACGCACGTGTCACGATGATATCTCCGTTTCAAGATGATGGAGATTTGGAGGGGAAGTTTCATGACGCTGAACAGTCTTTGGATCAGTTAATGGACCAAGTGGttgagatgaagaagcaatcTAATAGCTTTCACAAGTTATCTTCTGGTTCAGATGAACTTGGAAGCT GGTCTGGAGGGGGTGCTGCAGAATCACAAACCGATGGAGAGTTTGGTGATCTAAGCGCTAAGATCAAGATGCAAACCGCTGATCAGCAGAGAAACGTTTTGAGGATGCTTGAGAAGTCTTTAGCCAAGGAGATGGAGCTCGAGAAGAAGCTAAGCGAGTCGAGAAACTCCGAGTACCAGCTAGAGATTAAGCTCTATTCCTCCGAGCAGGACGTTCTCTACATGGAGGAAGTAATCGAAGACGCGTATTCTCGGTGGCTTGAGGCGGAGAACTCCTCTGAAGTTTTTAAAGGGATGTTAAAGGAGATGTCTGGGAAGCTTCAGATTCTCAAGTTCAATCTAAGCGGCTCTTTTAAAAGGGAAACCAACTTGAAGTCTGAGCTCGTTGATAAGGAGTCTGCTTTGCACAAGCTTGATAGCAGCAACGGGAGGCTCGGCGACTTTCTCATGGCGCAGACTGAAGGGttgaaagagagtttgagaGAAGCTGAGGAGAAACTGATTCTGTTGAGCACTGAGAATTCTACATTGAGTGAAAAAGTTAGTTCTCTTGAGGAACAGCTCAATGAGACAACGGATCTTGAACGTGTCAACGAGGATCTGAAAGAGAAGTTAGCAAGGGCTGAGGAAGCAGAATCCAAATGCCGGAAGCTAGAAGAGGAGTTGGGGAGTTTCAGAGCGAAAGGCTACACTCCGGAGAAGTTAGAGTCCCTTGAGAAGCACTTGCGGGACTTGGATCATCAGCTGGAGCTTGCGGTTGCAGCCTTCGAAGCGGGCAAAGAGAAGCAGAGTTTGTTGTACTCTACTGTCTCTGACATGGAGGATGTGATCGAGGATCTGAAATCGAAAGTCTCCAAGGCTGAGAACAGGGCTGACTATACAGAAGACAAGCTGATCACTGTGTCTGAGTCTAACGCAGATCTCAACGAAGAGCTGAAGTTCTGTAGAGGGAGATTGAAAGAAGCGGAGAGGTATCTACAGCAAGCTGAGGAAAGAAAGTTGCAAACCGCTAAAGATATTGCACAGCATAACAAGATCATGAAGAAACTGGTCTTGCAACTTGCTTCTGAACGAGAACGCCTTCATAAACAG ATAACTAACTTGTCAAAAGAGAACCGTGTGTTGATGGTGAAGTTGAAGAAGGTTGGAAAGACAGGTTTTACGGAGAGTGAAAACATTTCACCAAAGTCTGACCAGAGTTCTCTTCCTTGTCATCAAGAAAGTAAACTTCAAGCTACCATCACTTCACTAACTGATCAAGAG GAGGAGGAAGAAACAGAGTCTACTTCAGATATTGGAAGTGTAAGGAGATTAGACGCTGGAGCTCTTGGGATCAAGCACATTCTCTTAGCAATCTTGGTCATCTTCATGTCTTCAATGGCTTACTTAATGTCGCAGCAAAACATCTAG
- the LOC125579061 gene encoding uncharacterized protein LOC125579061 yields MQRSHDLCKNLWGKTYGPERRNYPEGDICNCSDGEKAATDQITEGDDNLSNHPGVWDATAAAEQPHFWQKQCRGTTGSSRRKRTKKHISPSSFMISEPCSLLS; encoded by the exons ATGCAGAGGTCCCACGATTTATGCAAGAACTTGTGGGGGAAAACATACGGCCCAG AAAGGCGCAACTATCCTGAAGGTGATATATGCAACTGCTCAGATGGTGAGAAAGCTGCTACTGACCAGATCACTGAAGGTGATGACAACCTCTCAAACCACCCGGGGGTATGGGATGCAACAGCCGCTGCTGAGCAGCCCCACTTCTGGCAGAAGCAATGCAGAGGAACAACTGGTTCCAGCAGGAGGAAACGCACTAAAAAGCACATATCTCCATCAAGTTTTATGATATCTGAACCATGTTCGCTTCTTTCATAA